Proteins encoded in a region of the Ciona intestinalis chromosome 6, KH, whole genome shotgun sequence genome:
- the LOC113474308 gene encoding neurogenic locus notch homolog protein 1-like isoform X1: MYSLNQFKLINNRTKMHGGKFKGFISLLLVITAKASNPTSVVIGDLEYLLHRFDNQNGRLNYYDAYTACAHEGEKLAIINDANIQNAIQQQLELWKHYPNDGWKGLYRGYWIGGSCSYNCKVSQGGLVANEPSWKWNNGFDMFGGYTNWYSPLDPNGGSNQAAYIYNFDDMPEYQNIFGAWGDDDLHSYKNYICQRDKPGNSDPCQNGGTYQSTSSGSYTCHCKPGFSGGNCETADSTSVFVADVEYLLYRFDDQNGRLDHNDANTACVKEGGKLAIINTVEIQSAIQHQIELWKHKPNEAWSDLFRGYWIGGSCSGSCKVSQGGSMSNKHNWKWSDGSGMYDEYENWYSPLDPNGSSNVAVYVYNFDDMPEYPNIFGAWGDDFTFNPKNYICQRDDHCHPNPCKNSGTCIGTNGGYKCDCPVGVIGTYCETELCRKDTCKNGGNCIQTSSEAKCECQSGYIGSRCEIDLCASNSCQNGGTCVGTDSGHICSCPVGFNGANCETDICDLEICQHGGTCQHAAVTGFKCECKKGYEGTTCQIDKTWIPIVAGTLGGFVLLIIAVTICCCVKKKRSAPSSKRTNRNSNNTSNMSREVRQSDSQIGLGIYGNIVSNTDEESTT; the protein is encoded by the exons ATGTATTCTTTAAATCAGTTCAAACTAATCAACAATCGTACAAAAATGCATGGAGGAAAATTTAAAGGTTTCATCAGTTTGCTTCTGGTCATAACAGCTAAAG CATCTAACCCAACATCTGTTGTCATTGGTGACTTGGAATATTTGTTGCATCGGTTTGATAATCAAAATGGAAGGCTTAATTATTATGACGCATATACAGCTTGTGCACACGAAGGTGAAAAACTGGCAATAATTAACGATGCAAATATACAGAATgcaatacaacaacaacttgAACTGTGGAAGCATTACCCAAATGATGGTTGGAAGGGTTTGTACAGAGGTTACTGGATTGGAGGGTCTTGTAGCTACAATTGCAAAGTTAGTCAAGGAGGTTTAGTGGCAAACGAACCAAGCTGGAAATGGAACAATGGTTTTGATATGTTTGGTGGATACACAAACTGGTACTCACCTCTGGACCCTAATGGTGGTTCCAATCAGGCagcatatatttataactttgatGATATGCCAGAATATCAAAACATATTTGGAGCATGGGGAGATGATGATCTCCATAGCTACAAGAACTACATTTGCCAAAGAG ATAAACCTGGTAATTCAGACCCCTGTCAGAATGGTGGTACATATCAGTCAACATCTAGTGGAAGTTATACTTGTCATTGTAAGCCCGGGTTTAGTGGTGGAAATTGTGAAACTG CTGATTCAACATCTGTTTTCGTTGCCGATGtggaatatttgttgtatCGGTTTGATGATCAAAATGGAAGACTTGATCACAATGATGCGAACACTGCTTGTGTAAAGGAAGGTGGAAAACTGGCAATAATTAATACTGTAGAAATACAGAGTGCAATACAACACCAAATTGAACTGTGGAAGCATAAACCAAATGAGGCATGGAGTGATTTGTTTAGAGGTTACTGGATTGGAGGGTCTTGTAGTGGCAGTTGCAAAGTTAGTCAAGGAGGTTCAATGTCAAACAAACACAACTGGAAATGGAGCGATGGTAGTGGCATGTATGATGAATATGAAAACTGGTATTCGCCCCTGGACCCTAATGGTAGTTCAAATGTTGcagtttatgtttataactttGATGATATGCCAGAATATCCAAACATATTTGGAGCATGGGGAGATGATTTTACGTTTAACCCAAAAAACTACATTTGCCAAAGag ATGACCATTGTCATCCAAACCCATGTAAGAACAGTGGTACATGTATTGGAACGAATGGTGGATATAAATGCGATTGTCCTGTTGGAGTTATTGGTACATATTGTGAAACAG AGCTATGCAGGAAGGACACTTGTAAAAATGGTGGGAATTGCATCCAAACAAGTAGTGAAGCTAAGTGTGAATGCCAGTCTGGATATATTGGTTCAAGATGTGAAATAG ACTTATGCGCCTCTAATTCTTGTCAAAATGGTGGAACTTGTGTTGGAACTGATAGTGGACATATATGCAGTTGTCCAGTGGGTTTTAACGGCGCAAATTGTGAAACAG atatttgtGATTTGGAAATATGTCAGCATGGAGGAACATGTCAACATGCTGCTGTAACTGGTTTTAAGTGTGAATGTAAGAAAGGCTACGAAGGGACAACTTGTCAAATAG ATAAAACATGGATACCAATAGTAGCTGGTACATTGGGTGGTTTTGTACTGCTAATTATTGCAGTGACTATTTGCTGCTGTGTCAAGAAGAAAAg ATCAGCACCAAGTTCAAAAAGAACAAATAGAAACAGTAACAATACTTCTAACATGTCAAGAGAGG TTCGACAATCTGATTCTCAAATTGGACTAGGCATATACGGTAACATTGTAAGCAATACAGACGAAGAGAGTACGACATGA
- the LOC113474308 gene encoding sushi, nidogen and EGF-like domain-containing protein 1 isoform X2: MYSLNQFKLINNRTKMHGGKFKGFISLLLVITAKASNPTSVVIGDLEYLLHRFDNQNGRLNYYDAYTACAHEGEKLAIINDANIQNAIQQQLELWKHYPNDGWKGLYRGYWIGGSCSYNCKVSQGGLVANEPSWKWNNGFDMFGGYTNWYSPLDPNGGSNQAAYIYNFDDMPEYQNIFGAWGDDDLHSYKNYICQRDKPGNSDPCQNGGTYQSTSSGSYTCHCKPGFSGGNCETADSTSVFVADVEYLLYRFDDQNGRLDHNDANTACVKEGGKLAIINTVEIQSAIQHQIELWKHKPNEAWSDLFRGYWIGGSCSGSCKVSQGGSMSNKHNWKWSDGSGMYDEYENWYSPLDPNGSSNVAVYVYNFDDMPEYPNIFGAWGDDFTFNPKNYICQRDDHCHPNPCKNSGTCIGTNGGYKCDCPVGVIGTYCETDICDLEICQHGGTCQHAAVTGFKCECKKGYEGTTCQIDKTWIPIVAGTLGGFVLLIIAVTICCCVKKKRSAPSSKRTNRNSNNTSNMSREVRQSDSQIGLGIYGNIVSNTDEESTT, from the exons ATGTATTCTTTAAATCAGTTCAAACTAATCAACAATCGTACAAAAATGCATGGAGGAAAATTTAAAGGTTTCATCAGTTTGCTTCTGGTCATAACAGCTAAAG CATCTAACCCAACATCTGTTGTCATTGGTGACTTGGAATATTTGTTGCATCGGTTTGATAATCAAAATGGAAGGCTTAATTATTATGACGCATATACAGCTTGTGCACACGAAGGTGAAAAACTGGCAATAATTAACGATGCAAATATACAGAATgcaatacaacaacaacttgAACTGTGGAAGCATTACCCAAATGATGGTTGGAAGGGTTTGTACAGAGGTTACTGGATTGGAGGGTCTTGTAGCTACAATTGCAAAGTTAGTCAAGGAGGTTTAGTGGCAAACGAACCAAGCTGGAAATGGAACAATGGTTTTGATATGTTTGGTGGATACACAAACTGGTACTCACCTCTGGACCCTAATGGTGGTTCCAATCAGGCagcatatatttataactttgatGATATGCCAGAATATCAAAACATATTTGGAGCATGGGGAGATGATGATCTCCATAGCTACAAGAACTACATTTGCCAAAGAG ATAAACCTGGTAATTCAGACCCCTGTCAGAATGGTGGTACATATCAGTCAACATCTAGTGGAAGTTATACTTGTCATTGTAAGCCCGGGTTTAGTGGTGGAAATTGTGAAACTG CTGATTCAACATCTGTTTTCGTTGCCGATGtggaatatttgttgtatCGGTTTGATGATCAAAATGGAAGACTTGATCACAATGATGCGAACACTGCTTGTGTAAAGGAAGGTGGAAAACTGGCAATAATTAATACTGTAGAAATACAGAGTGCAATACAACACCAAATTGAACTGTGGAAGCATAAACCAAATGAGGCATGGAGTGATTTGTTTAGAGGTTACTGGATTGGAGGGTCTTGTAGTGGCAGTTGCAAAGTTAGTCAAGGAGGTTCAATGTCAAACAAACACAACTGGAAATGGAGCGATGGTAGTGGCATGTATGATGAATATGAAAACTGGTATTCGCCCCTGGACCCTAATGGTAGTTCAAATGTTGcagtttatgtttataactttGATGATATGCCAGAATATCCAAACATATTTGGAGCATGGGGAGATGATTTTACGTTTAACCCAAAAAACTACATTTGCCAAAGag ATGACCATTGTCATCCAAACCCATGTAAGAACAGTGGTACATGTATTGGAACGAATGGTGGATATAAATGCGATTGTCCTGTTGGAGTTATTGGTACATATTGTGAAACAG atatttgtGATTTGGAAATATGTCAGCATGGAGGAACATGTCAACATGCTGCTGTAACTGGTTTTAAGTGTGAATGTAAGAAAGGCTACGAAGGGACAACTTGTCAAATAG ATAAAACATGGATACCAATAGTAGCTGGTACATTGGGTGGTTTTGTACTGCTAATTATTGCAGTGACTATTTGCTGCTGTGTCAAGAAGAAAAg ATCAGCACCAAGTTCAAAAAGAACAAATAGAAACAGTAACAATACTTCTAACATGTCAAGAGAGG TTCGACAATCTGATTCTCAAATTGGACTAGGCATATACGGTAACATTGTAAGCAATACAGACGAAGAGAGTACGACATGA